The proteins below come from a single Synechococcus sp. WH 8101 genomic window:
- a CDS encoding aminotransferase class I/II-fold pyridoxal phosphate-dependent enzyme produces MSIPPARRRRLRSFTSPPGSSRLQVEGCHDSDSGLVDLASNDYLNLSRDPALIAAAQRELECSGVGAGGSRLISGSRPVHARLESALADWLGRERVLLFPSGFQANLAAIAALADRHTTVVADRLIHHSLLVGVRASGARLKRFDHNDLQALERRLQVCGPHHHGHPPLVVTESLFSMEGTSPPLGAMLNLCQQHGARLLVDEAHALGVLGPEGRGLTHGLREVAMLSGTFGKAFGSGGAFLACDGDLGEALLQSSGAFRYTTALAPPLAAAALAALSQIQANPQWGAQLVTRSEQWRDRLQIAGWKRPDGQGPILPLLVGDDQAALDLQAQLEQAGLLTVAIRPPTVPEGTARLRLVLHRRQSDETLEILLKALACG; encoded by the coding sequence ATGTCGATCCCTCCGGCCCGTCGTCGTCGCTTGCGCAGCTTCACCAGCCCGCCCGGCAGCAGCCGTCTGCAGGTTGAAGGCTGCCATGACAGCGACTCCGGGCTCGTGGATCTGGCCAGCAACGACTATCTGAACCTGAGCCGCGACCCAGCCCTGATCGCCGCGGCCCAGCGCGAACTGGAGTGCAGCGGCGTCGGCGCAGGAGGATCGCGTCTTATCAGCGGCAGCAGGCCGGTGCATGCCCGCCTGGAATCGGCCTTGGCCGATTGGCTCGGCCGGGAGCGGGTCCTGCTCTTCCCCAGTGGCTTCCAAGCCAACCTGGCCGCCATCGCCGCCCTCGCTGACCGGCACACCACCGTGGTCGCCGACCGGCTGATTCACCATTCCCTGCTGGTGGGGGTTCGCGCCAGCGGCGCCCGGCTGAAACGCTTCGACCACAACGACCTCCAGGCCCTGGAGCGACGACTGCAGGTCTGTGGACCTCACCACCATGGGCATCCGCCCCTGGTGGTCACCGAAAGCCTGTTCAGCATGGAGGGCACGAGCCCGCCCCTGGGGGCCATGCTGAATCTCTGCCAGCAGCATGGAGCACGCTTGCTGGTGGACGAGGCCCATGCCCTCGGCGTGCTCGGCCCCGAGGGGCGAGGGCTGACCCATGGCCTCCGCGAGGTGGCGATGCTCAGCGGCACCTTCGGCAAGGCTTTCGGCAGCGGGGGAGCCTTTCTGGCCTGTGATGGAGACCTCGGCGAGGCGCTGCTGCAGAGCAGCGGCGCCTTCCGCTACACCACGGCCCTGGCCCCGCCCCTGGCGGCGGCCGCCCTGGCGGCGCTCAGCCAGATCCAGGCGAACCCCCAATGGGGTGCGCAGCTGGTGACCCGGAGCGAGCAATGGCGAGACCGACTCCAGATCGCCGGCTGGAAGCGCCCTGATGGCCAGGGGCCGATCCTGCCACTGCTGGTGGGCGATGACCAGGCAGCCCTCGATCTCCAGGCGCAGTTGGAGCAGGCCGGACTGCTCACGGTGGCGATCCGGCCACCCACCGTGCCGGAGGGAACGGCACGGCTGCGCCTGGTGCTGCATCGCCGCCAGAGCGATGAGACATTGGAGATCCTGCTGAAGGCGCTTGCGTGTGGCTGA
- a CDS encoding alpha/beta hydrolase, whose amino-acid sequence MADPAHNQVIAMHGWSGDSSAWQPWQRHFEQHGWHWQSGERGYGASRPVRPRWQETTGCTATRRVVIGHSLGPHLVEAEVLGSATDVVLLTSFGRFVPAGTAGRPLRAALMGMHNALGSDGERAMLERFLARAALPAPASALPPGPLQTGLTPDGRRRLDQDLLRLLHTSGLPAGFPRTARVLVVDAADDAIVAPEARLELLERLQDHLDSPPVHWTLHDAGHALLVPDLLVRVQHWLDAPPATGPTT is encoded by the coding sequence GTGGCTGATCCAGCGCACAACCAGGTGATCGCCATGCACGGCTGGAGCGGCGACAGCTCCGCCTGGCAGCCATGGCAACGCCATTTCGAGCAGCATGGCTGGCATTGGCAGAGTGGCGAACGGGGCTATGGAGCCTCCCGCCCCGTCCGGCCCCGCTGGCAGGAGACGACTGGATGCACCGCAACGCGGAGGGTGGTGATCGGCCACTCCCTGGGCCCCCATCTCGTGGAGGCGGAGGTTCTCGGCAGTGCCACGGATGTGGTGTTGCTCACTAGTTTCGGCCGCTTCGTGCCAGCCGGCACCGCCGGTCGCCCGCTGCGCGCCGCCCTGATGGGGATGCACAACGCCCTGGGGAGCGATGGGGAGCGAGCCATGCTCGAACGCTTTCTGGCGCGTGCGGCCCTGCCCGCCCCGGCCTCGGCCCTGCCGCCGGGTCCACTGCAGACAGGGCTGACCCCGGACGGGCGGCGACGCCTCGATCAGGACCTGCTGCGGCTGCTGCACACCAGCGGTTTACCGGCGGGATTCCCCAGGACGGCTCGGGTGCTGGTGGTGGACGCAGCGGATGATGCGATTGTGGCGCCGGAGGCCCGTCTGGAGCTACTCGAGCGACTTCAGGACCATCTCGACAGCCCCCCCGTGCACTGGACATTGCACGATGCGGGCCACGCTCTGCTGGTGCCCGACCTGCTGGTTCGGGTGCAGCACTGGCTGGACGCACCGCCGGCGACGGGGCCGACGACGTGA
- a CDS encoding methyltransferase domain-containing protein — MELSPGEQPWRHQVLQRFDRAAPDYVEHAGLQRAVAWRLAGLCRRQPLPRGRWLDLGAGTGMLADALETLHPGQSVGRLDGSEAMLALQSQRQDTLTWDLQQGLPSWPERPQVLASSFCLHWLDDPCLRMQQWYGALAPAGWLALALPVHGSFRQWHQAASASGQTCTALPLPAATSLLEAVPARAVRHRSLHRFTTQARTVAALLRPMRRVGAGSTPVEPLGVRAWRQLSRHWPVPESDGQFRLTWTIQILLLQR, encoded by the coding sequence ATGGAGCTCTCCCCCGGGGAGCAACCCTGGCGACACCAGGTGCTGCAGCGTTTTGACCGCGCTGCGCCTGATTACGTCGAGCATGCTGGACTGCAACGGGCCGTGGCCTGGCGTCTGGCCGGCCTCTGCCGGCGCCAACCGTTGCCACGAGGACGCTGGCTGGATCTCGGGGCGGGTACGGGGATGCTGGCCGATGCCCTCGAGACCTTGCATCCGGGCCAGTCCGTTGGCCGCCTCGATGGCAGCGAAGCGATGCTGGCGCTCCAGAGCCAGCGGCAAGACACGCTGACGTGGGACCTGCAACAGGGGCTCCCATCCTGGCCTGAACGCCCCCAGGTGCTGGCCTCCAGCTTCTGCCTGCACTGGCTCGACGATCCCTGCCTGCGCATGCAGCAATGGTATGGGGCGCTCGCCCCTGCCGGCTGGCTCGCCCTGGCCCTGCCGGTGCACGGCAGCTTCCGGCAGTGGCATCAGGCAGCCAGTGCATCCGGCCAGACCTGCACCGCCCTGCCTCTGCCAGCCGCCACCAGCCTGCTCGAAGCTGTCCCGGCCAGAGCCGTGCGGCACCGGTCCCTGCATCGCTTCACCACACAGGCCCGAACCGTGGCCGCCCTGCTTCGACCGATGCGCCGCGTTGGAGCCGGCAGCACCCCGGTGGAACCGCTGGGGGTGCGTGCCTGGCGACAGCTGAGCCGTCACTGGCCCGTCCCGGAGTCCGACGGACAGTTCAGACTGACCTGGACGATTCAGATCCTGCTGCTGCAGCGATGA
- the bioD gene encoding dethiobiotin synthase, translating to MSERPRSARRLVVCGTDTDVGKTVVSALLVQGLGAWYWKPVQSGLEQGGDRAWLTTVLQLPMERQLPEAYAFQAAVSPHWAAEMEAQTIDPDRLVPPETNGHPLVIETAGGLHVPLNRHWLQIDQLERWQLPVVLVARSGLGTLNHTLLSLETLKRRAIPVLGLFLNGPLHADNPRTLEQFGGVPVLAQMPRLDPLDAASLQDTWHRQELGPKFERLLL from the coding sequence ATGAGTGAGCGCCCTCGCAGTGCACGCCGGCTGGTGGTGTGCGGCACCGACACCGATGTGGGCAAAACCGTGGTGAGCGCCCTGCTGGTGCAGGGGCTGGGGGCCTGGTATTGGAAACCGGTGCAGAGCGGCCTGGAGCAGGGGGGGGATCGCGCCTGGCTGACGACTGTGCTCCAGCTACCGATGGAACGACAGCTGCCGGAGGCCTATGCCTTTCAAGCGGCCGTCTCGCCCCACTGGGCTGCCGAGATGGAAGCGCAAACGATCGATCCGGACCGCCTCGTGCCACCCGAGACGAACGGCCACCCCCTGGTGATCGAAACCGCTGGGGGACTGCACGTGCCCCTCAATCGCCACTGGCTGCAGATCGATCAGCTGGAACGGTGGCAACTGCCGGTGGTGCTGGTGGCGCGCAGCGGACTCGGCACGCTGAACCACACACTCTTGAGCCTGGAAACGCTGAAGCGACGCGCGATCCCGGTGCTGGGCCTGTTCCTCAACGGCCCGCTGCATGCCGACAACCCGCGCACCCTGGAACAGTTCGGCGGCGTTCCGGTATTGGCCCAGATGCCCAGGCTTGATCCTCTCGATGCCGCCAGCCTGCAGGACACATGGCACCGACAGGAGCTGGGGCCTAAGTTCGAGCGACTTCTGCTCTGA
- a CDS encoding DUF3143 domain-containing protein translates to MESLGASRSGDDPCVWSWHQPEWSAEIRLEQEDLCVSWQASGHSSQRTFPYGLPRLDVEAAMRAGP, encoded by the coding sequence TTGGAGAGCCTTGGGGCCAGCCGCAGCGGTGACGATCCCTGCGTATGGAGCTGGCATCAGCCGGAGTGGTCGGCGGAGATTCGTCTTGAGCAGGAGGATCTCTGCGTCAGTTGGCAGGCCTCGGGCCATAGCTCACAGCGAACCTTCCCCTACGGATTGCCCCGTTTGGATGTGGAGGCGGCGATGCGGGCCGGTCCCTGA
- a CDS encoding J domain-containing protein: protein MADNRTLYDVLAVPPEADSDALRRAFRRRSKALHPDTTALPQEQAAREFQRLCEAYAQLSDPVQRRRYDAGLQATVSVAPVPSPDAASADSGWGSVGVRRPLSGGEWLSIVMLVAALLLCLLLGVGGAWLRGVELQVAPSWLQQEQTWDQLEPLSLRDDRPAAGPDPSESAFLALSRTLVGEPWGQPQR from the coding sequence GTGGCAGACAACCGGACCCTCTACGACGTGTTGGCCGTGCCTCCAGAGGCCGATTCTGATGCTTTGCGCCGTGCGTTTCGCCGCCGCAGCAAGGCGCTGCACCCCGACACCACCGCATTACCCCAGGAGCAGGCGGCACGGGAGTTTCAGCGCCTCTGTGAGGCCTACGCCCAGCTTTCCGATCCGGTGCAGCGCCGCCGTTACGACGCGGGTCTGCAGGCAACGGTCAGCGTTGCCCCTGTGCCGTCTCCCGATGCTGCCTCTGCGGATTCCGGCTGGGGGAGCGTCGGCGTGCGCCGCCCTCTCTCGGGAGGGGAATGGCTGTCGATTGTGATGTTGGTGGCGGCTCTGTTGCTTTGCCTGCTGCTCGGTGTGGGCGGTGCCTGGCTTCGGGGTGTGGAGCTCCAAGTGGCGCCGAGTTGGCTGCAGCAGGAGCAGACTTGGGATCAGTTGGAACCGCTTTCCCTACGTGATGACCGCCCTGCCGCCGGGCCAGACCCCTCTGAATCAGCATTCCTTGCGCTCTCTAGAACTCTGGTTGGAGAGCCTTGGGGCCAGCCGCAGCGGTGA
- the rsmG gene encoding 16S rRNA (guanine(527)-N(7))-methyltransferase RsmG, with amino-acid sequence MATPSRFDGPGPDLWQALGWTPSPQQLEQFVTLQEELRSWNQRVNLTRLVEGADFWVAQVLDSLWPLLNELQAPQTPLRCIDVGTGGGFPGLAVAIALPGARLTLVDSVGRKTAAVMAMADSLGLADRVQVRTERIERTGQDPACRGRFDLAMARAVASAPVVAEYLVPLLQKDGEALLYRGRWSEADAHQLGNALQPLNASLLACQQRDLPADKGPRHLLRLRPLATCPATYPRAVGMPAKLPLGTSAD; translated from the coding sequence ATGGCGACACCGTCCCGTTTTGACGGTCCCGGTCCCGATCTGTGGCAAGCCCTCGGCTGGACGCCGTCTCCCCAGCAGCTGGAGCAGTTCGTCACCTTGCAGGAGGAACTGCGCAGCTGGAATCAACGCGTCAATCTCACCCGCCTGGTGGAGGGGGCTGATTTCTGGGTGGCCCAGGTGCTCGATAGTCTCTGGCCCCTGCTTAACGAACTTCAAGCCCCCCAGACCCCGCTGCGCTGCATCGATGTGGGAACTGGCGGTGGCTTTCCCGGCCTGGCGGTGGCGATCGCCCTGCCCGGAGCACGGCTCACCCTGGTCGATTCCGTCGGTCGCAAGACCGCCGCAGTGATGGCCATGGCCGACAGCCTTGGTCTGGCTGATCGGGTGCAGGTGCGAACCGAACGGATTGAGCGCACGGGTCAGGATCCCGCCTGCCGCGGCCGCTTCGACCTGGCGATGGCGCGGGCCGTCGCCTCCGCCCCCGTGGTGGCGGAATATCTGGTGCCTCTGCTGCAGAAGGACGGCGAAGCGCTGCTCTACCGCGGTCGCTGGAGCGAAGCCGATGCCCACCAACTCGGCAACGCCCTGCAGCCGCTCAACGCCAGCCTGCTGGCCTGTCAACAACGCGACCTTCCAGCCGACAAAGGACCGCGCCACCTGTTGCGGCTGCGTCCGCTGGCGACCTGTCCAGCCACCTATCCGCGCGCCGTGGGGATGCCTGCCAAGCTGCCTCTCGGCACCTCAGCGGATTGA
- a CDS encoding aldo/keto reductase, with translation MSDTVGCHALPTRRFGRTELPMPILSLGGMRFQQSWTDLAADAITHASQQQLEATLRRAVACGFHHVETARHYGSSERQLGWALPQVPDAERILQTKITPGEDAAAFEQELSLSVERLGGARIDLLAIHGINRPDHLEHTLRPGGCLEVVRRWQQLGRVGHVGFSTHGPTDLIVEAIRTDAFDYVNLHWYYIRQDNEPAIEAAAQHDMGVFIISPTDKGGHLHTPSARLQALCEPLHPIVFNDLFCLRDPRVHTISVGAARPDDLDLHLEAVARLDQVDQLLPPVERRLEDAARQALGSAWLESWHRGLPPWDQTPGGINVPVLLWLHGLVEAWGLEGYARARYGLLGQGSHWFPGANADPLDQNVSEAELLAVLGASPWAREIPSILRSLRTRVGGAVSERLSSA, from the coding sequence ATGAGCGACACCGTGGGGTGTCACGCTCTGCCCACCCGGCGTTTCGGCCGGACGGAGCTGCCGATGCCGATCCTCTCCCTGGGAGGCATGCGCTTTCAGCAGAGTTGGACCGATCTGGCCGCTGATGCGATCACGCATGCGTCGCAGCAACAGCTGGAGGCCACCCTGCGCCGGGCCGTGGCCTGCGGATTTCACCATGTGGAGACGGCGCGCCATTACGGCAGCTCCGAGCGCCAGCTGGGCTGGGCGCTGCCTCAGGTGCCCGATGCGGAACGGATTCTGCAGACCAAGATTACCCCCGGAGAGGATGCGGCGGCCTTCGAGCAGGAGCTCAGCCTGAGCGTGGAACGACTGGGCGGTGCCCGGATCGATCTGTTGGCCATTCATGGCATCAACCGGCCGGACCACCTGGAGCACACCCTCCGCCCGGGTGGGTGTCTGGAGGTGGTGCGGCGTTGGCAACAGCTGGGCCGGGTGGGCCATGTGGGGTTCTCCACCCATGGACCCACCGATCTGATCGTCGAGGCGATTCGCACCGATGCCTTCGACTATGTGAATCTGCATTGGTATTACATCCGCCAGGACAACGAACCGGCGATCGAGGCGGCAGCGCAGCACGACATGGGGGTGTTCATCATCAGCCCCACCGACAAAGGCGGGCATCTGCACACGCCATCGGCCCGTCTTCAGGCGTTGTGTGAACCGCTGCATCCGATCGTGTTCAACGATCTGTTCTGCCTGCGGGATCCCCGTGTCCACACGATCAGCGTTGGCGCCGCCCGCCCCGATGATCTCGACCTCCATCTGGAGGCGGTGGCCCGGCTCGATCAGGTGGATCAGCTGCTGCCCCCGGTGGAGCGACGCCTGGAGGATGCCGCCAGGCAGGCCCTCGGATCCGCCTGGCTGGAGAGCTGGCATCGGGGCCTGCCGCCCTGGGATCAGACACCTGGAGGCATCAATGTGCCGGTGCTGCTCTGGCTGCATGGGCTGGTGGAGGCCTGGGGGCTGGAGGGCTATGCCCGCGCCCGCTATGGCCTCCTCGGCCAAGGCAGCCATTGGTTTCCCGGTGCCAATGCTGATCCGCTCGATCAGAACGTGTCGGAAGCGGAGTTGCTCGCTGTGCTCGGCGCCAGTCCCTGGGCTAGGGAAATCCCCTCCATCCTCCGGTCTCTACGGACCCGGGTGGGTGGTGCCGTGAGCGAGAGGCTGTCCAGCGCCTGA
- a CDS encoding ferredoxin: MSSSIEPSAAYRAPVTVPESRSGHEPLLGGALREKAVWVDEAVCIGCRYCAHVASNTFAIEPRLGRSRAIRQDGDSTACIQEAIDTCPVDCIHWVAFEELDALKARLDAMELLPMGLPSPARPKRQRPRAS; this comes from the coding sequence GTGTCCTCTTCGATCGAGCCATCGGCTGCCTATCGCGCCCCGGTCACTGTTCCTGAGTCCCGCAGCGGTCATGAGCCGCTGCTGGGGGGAGCGCTTCGAGAGAAAGCCGTTTGGGTGGATGAAGCCGTGTGTATCGGCTGTCGTTATTGCGCCCACGTCGCTAGCAATACGTTTGCGATTGAACCGCGGCTCGGACGCTCCCGCGCGATCCGGCAGGACGGCGACAGCACCGCCTGCATTCAGGAGGCGATCGACACCTGTCCGGTGGACTGCATTCATTGGGTCGCCTTTGAAGAGCTTGATGCGCTCAAGGCCCGCCTCGATGCCATGGAGCTGCTACCGATGGGACTTCCTTCGCCGGCGCGCCCGAAGCGTCAACGGCCCCGAGCCTCATGA
- a CDS encoding DUF1257 domain-containing protein produces MSHFSTVRTELRQREPLMAALRDLGYEPEAGSRPVRGYRGQTIDADLAVTLQDGGDLGFRWNAATGAYELVTDLDLWRQPVPVERFLSRLTQRYALNTVLTASTDEGFTVSEQRSCQDGSIELVVTRWDA; encoded by the coding sequence ATGTCCCACTTCAGCACCGTCAGAACCGAGCTCCGTCAGCGTGAACCGCTGATGGCTGCCCTGCGCGATCTGGGTTACGAGCCGGAAGCCGGGTCCCGCCCTGTGCGCGGCTATCGCGGCCAGACCATCGACGCTGACCTGGCCGTGACCCTGCAGGATGGTGGCGATCTCGGTTTCCGTTGGAATGCGGCGACCGGGGCCTACGAGTTGGTCACAGACCTCGACCTCTGGCGCCAGCCCGTGCCGGTGGAGCGCTTCCTCTCCCGGCTCACTCAGCGGTATGCCCTCAACACCGTGCTGACGGCAAGCACGGATGAAGGCTTCACGGTGAGTGAACAGCGCAGCTGTCAGGACGGTTCCATCGAGCTGGTGGTGACCCGTTGGGACGCCTGA
- a CDS encoding DUF2997 domain-containing protein, whose protein sequence is MPQRTLRFRIHADGRVEERVEGVEGEACLALTERLEAALGSVVRRESTPEAYSTNAQQIQTVPVEHV, encoded by the coding sequence ATGCCCCAGCGCACACTCCGATTCCGGATCCATGCGGATGGTCGGGTCGAAGAGCGAGTCGAAGGAGTGGAGGGTGAGGCCTGCCTCGCTCTCACGGAACGCCTTGAAGCGGCACTTGGCTCGGTGGTGCGTCGTGAATCCACCCCTGAGGCCTACAGCACCAACGCCCAACAGATCCAAACCGTCCCTGTCGAGCACGTCTGA
- a CDS encoding HEAT repeat domain-containing protein has protein sequence MAERRTADADDGLANLSIDPDVLARELAAELLGDPLDDIDVEDLEDDALHIARECDEGLLWLAQGHEQRLQGLRVFCEHRDPRSVPLLLPLLREACPVVRMSAVYALGRNPSPLAVVSLLQLLEVDSNAYVRKAAAWSLGNYPDAPVLNPLIRSLQVDVASVRLWASVSLAEAGITSPAKADLAAGQLLISLRIDSEPVVRSNCIWALGRLVDQLVEPRRADVVEALVNALLHDQETSVRDEARTALEQLENPDILERLQTLVDEGLL, from the coding sequence ATGGCTGAGCGACGCACTGCAGACGCTGATGACGGGTTGGCCAACCTGTCGATTGATCCCGATGTGTTGGCGCGTGAGTTGGCGGCGGAGCTCCTCGGGGACCCCCTCGACGACATCGATGTCGAAGACCTTGAGGATGATGCGCTTCACATCGCCCGAGAATGCGATGAAGGCCTGCTCTGGCTTGCGCAGGGGCATGAGCAGCGTCTGCAGGGTCTGAGGGTGTTCTGTGAACACCGGGATCCCCGGTCCGTACCACTGCTCTTGCCACTGCTGCGTGAGGCCTGTCCGGTGGTGCGCATGAGTGCCGTGTATGCCCTGGGGCGTAATCCATCGCCACTGGCTGTGGTCTCACTGCTCCAGCTGTTGGAGGTCGACAGCAACGCCTATGTGCGCAAAGCCGCGGCCTGGAGCCTGGGGAACTACCCCGATGCTCCCGTCCTTAATCCCCTGATCCGTTCCCTGCAGGTGGATGTGGCCTCGGTGCGTCTGTGGGCCTCCGTGTCATTGGCGGAGGCGGGCATCACCTCACCCGCCAAGGCCGATCTGGCCGCAGGGCAGCTGCTCATCAGTCTGCGGATCGACAGTGAACCGGTGGTGCGCAGCAACTGCATCTGGGCGCTCGGTCGTCTGGTGGATCAGCTGGTGGAACCGCGTCGCGCCGATGTGGTGGAAGCCTTGGTGAATGCCCTGCTTCACGATCAGGAAACGTCGGTGCGTGATGAGGCCCGGACGGCTCTAGAGCAGCTCGAGAACCCTGACATCCTCGAACGGCTGCAAACTTTGGTGGACGAAGGGTTGCTCTGA
- a CDS encoding MFS transporter: MSVSTGERPPSEALQAGAWRRILAVGVEGFASGLPLMSISTLLQGWLTASGVPVAMVGLLGLTELPYTLKLFWAPLMDRWAIPWPDRRRGWMALLQVLLGIGLLSFTRLQPSASQAVVLTIGLTALGVAILSASQDVVLDAYRTDLLPQAERGGGAAAATLGYRGAMLFIGAGGFLIAGRFGWQAAFATAGLLMLVIAPITVLAPRLQAIHHPVPNLREAVLGPAREFLGRTGPRRALQILVLVMLYRWPDGLLGLMAVPFLIQSGFAPETIGAVQGGWGIGAAMAGTAVGGAWFSRLGLNRALWVYGVIGAFSNLAYWALARFGGGFKGLLVTVSVENFCSGMVVSAFLALLMSLCNPRFSAAQYALLSGIYALSRSVLSTPGGLIASQVGWSSFFGLTVAAAVPSLLLLTVVAPWREQLPRGAFDPNRDDT, encoded by the coding sequence ATGAGCGTCAGCACTGGCGAACGGCCCCCTTCCGAGGCACTTCAGGCGGGTGCCTGGCGTCGCATCCTGGCCGTCGGGGTGGAAGGCTTCGCCAGTGGGCTGCCCCTGATGTCGATCAGCACCCTGTTGCAGGGGTGGCTGACTGCCAGCGGTGTCCCCGTCGCCATGGTGGGCCTGCTGGGGCTGACGGAGCTGCCCTACACCCTGAAGCTGTTCTGGGCCCCGTTGATGGATCGCTGGGCGATTCCCTGGCCCGACCGGCGGCGGGGCTGGATGGCCCTGCTTCAGGTGCTCCTGGGGATCGGTCTCCTCAGTTTCACCCGTCTGCAGCCAAGCGCCTCGCAGGCGGTCGTGCTGACGATCGGACTCACGGCCCTGGGGGTCGCCATCCTCAGCGCCTCCCAGGATGTGGTGCTGGATGCCTATCGAACCGATCTGTTGCCTCAGGCGGAACGGGGAGGAGGAGCGGCGGCGGCGACGCTTGGATATCGCGGTGCGATGTTGTTTATCGGCGCCGGTGGGTTCCTGATCGCCGGCCGTTTCGGCTGGCAGGCCGCCTTCGCCACCGCCGGCCTTCTGATGCTGGTGATCGCACCGATCACCGTGCTGGCGCCTCGGTTGCAAGCGATTCACCATCCCGTGCCCAACCTGCGCGAAGCCGTGCTCGGGCCAGCCCGTGAATTTCTCGGCCGCACCGGACCACGACGGGCCCTCCAGATCCTGGTGCTGGTGATGCTCTATCGCTGGCCCGATGGACTGCTGGGGCTGATGGCGGTGCCTTTTCTGATCCAGAGCGGCTTCGCTCCCGAAACCATCGGGGCCGTTCAGGGGGGCTGGGGGATCGGTGCCGCCATGGCCGGCACGGCGGTGGGCGGTGCCTGGTTCTCCCGGCTTGGCCTCAACCGGGCACTCTGGGTGTATGGCGTGATCGGTGCCTTCAGCAATCTGGCCTACTGGGCTCTGGCCCGTTTCGGAGGAGGCTTCAAGGGTCTGTTGGTCACCGTGAGTGTGGAGAACTTCTGCAGCGGCATGGTGGTGAGCGCCTTCCTGGCTCTGCTGATGAGTCTGTGCAACCCGCGCTTTTCAGCAGCCCAGTACGCCCTGCTCTCAGGGATCTATGCCCTCAGTCGCTCCGTTCTCTCCACTCCGGGAGGTCTGATCGCCTCTCAGGTGGGCTGGAGCAGCTTTTTCGGCCTCACGGTCGCAGCCGCGGTGCCCTCGCTGCTACTGCTCACGGTCGTGGCGCCCTGGCGAGAGCAGCTGCCGCGGGGAGCCTTCGATCCCAATCGGGATGACACCTGA
- the rlmN gene encoding 23S rRNA (adenine(2503)-C(2))-methyltransferase RlmN, whose translation MSASPRPDTLLGRSAEDLEQWAVAQGQPAFRGRQLHDWLYTKGAEDLAAITVLPKAWRLALEAQGVRIGRLREQQRRVAADATTKLLLQTDDGESIETVGIPTDQRLTVCVSSQVGCPMACRFCATGQGGLQRSLATHEIVDQVLSVRAVMDRRPSHVVFMGMGEPLLNIDAVLGAIRCLHDDLGIGQRRITVSTVGVPRTLPQLAELAMARLGRAQFTLAVSLHAPNQALREELIPTAHAYPYDELLQDCRHYLELTGRRVSFEYILLGGLNDAPAHAEELADRVGGFQSHVNLIAYNPIEEGDFQRPSSERINGFRRVLERRGVAVSLRASRGLDQDAACGQLRRRSL comes from the coding sequence GTGAGTGCTTCGCCGCGGCCTGACACCTTGCTCGGACGCAGTGCCGAGGACCTCGAGCAGTGGGCCGTTGCCCAGGGGCAGCCGGCTTTTCGTGGTCGGCAGTTGCATGACTGGCTCTACACCAAGGGGGCTGAAGACCTTGCTGCGATCACCGTGCTGCCCAAGGCCTGGCGTCTCGCCCTCGAGGCGCAGGGGGTCAGGATCGGTCGCCTGAGGGAGCAACAGCGGCGTGTGGCGGCCGATGCCACCACCAAACTGCTGTTGCAGACCGATGACGGTGAATCGATCGAGACAGTCGGCATTCCTACCGACCAACGACTCACGGTCTGTGTCTCCAGCCAGGTTGGCTGTCCGATGGCCTGTCGTTTCTGCGCCACCGGTCAGGGTGGGTTGCAGCGCTCTCTGGCGACCCACGAAATCGTCGACCAGGTGCTCAGTGTTCGTGCGGTCATGGATCGCCGCCCTTCCCACGTGGTGTTCATGGGGATGGGCGAGCCCCTGCTCAATATCGACGCGGTGTTGGGGGCGATCCGTTGTCTGCATGACGATCTCGGCATCGGGCAGCGCCGCATCACCGTGAGCACGGTGGGGGTGCCCCGCACCCTGCCCCAGCTCGCTGAATTGGCGATGGCTCGCCTCGGCCGAGCCCAGTTCACGCTGGCGGTCAGCTTGCATGCCCCCAATCAGGCTCTGCGGGAGGAGCTCATCCCCACCGCCCACGCTTACCCCTATGACGAGCTGCTGCAGGATTGTCGCCATTACCTGGAGCTGACCGGGCGACGAGTCAGTTTCGAGTACATCCTCCTCGGTGGTCTCAATGACGCTCCTGCCCATGCCGAGGAGCTGGCCGACCGGGTGGGTGGTTTTCAGAGCCACGTCAATCTGATCGCCTACAACCCGATTGAGGAGGGTGACTTTCAACGCCCATCATCAGAGCGCATCAATGGGTTTCGGCGGGTTCTGGAGCGCCGAGGCGTCGCCGTCAGCCTCCGGGCCAGTCGTGGGCTCGACCAGGACGCCGCCTGCGGTCAACTCCGCCGTCGCTCGCTCTGA
- a CDS encoding high light inducible protein, whose protein sequence is MLEPSRSPTRRLPRYGFHGHTEKLNGRLAMLGFIALVAVEFKLGHGLLIW, encoded by the coding sequence ATGCTTGAGCCTTCACGAAGTCCAACGCGGCGTCTGCCCCGTTACGGCTTTCATGGTCATACCGAGAAACTGAACGGCCGCCTCGCCATGCTCGGGTTCATCGCCCTTGTGGCTGTGGAGTTCAAGCTCGGGCATGGATTGCTGATCTGGTGA